From a single Silene latifolia isolate original U9 population chromosome 6, ASM4854445v1, whole genome shotgun sequence genomic region:
- the LOC141586086 gene encoding uncharacterized protein LOC141586086 has translation MSKKNKLSTRRKLHEFELQREKQEKEKKTMKLHAKKNKMKVDGSDKKKKRNFVVGKKKLKTKLSATAKAKAAQAMELDA, from the exons ATGTCGAAGAAGAACAAGCTTTCTACTCGAAGAAAATTACACGAATTCGAACTTCAAA GGGAAAAgcaagaaaaagagaagaaaacgaTGAAGCTTCATGCTAAGAAGAACAAAATGAAG GTTGATGGGAGTgataaaaagaaaaagagaaattttGTGGTAGGGAAGAAGAAATTGAAGACGAAATTGTCGGCAACGGCGAAAGCTAAAGCTGCCCAAGCTATGGAACTTGATGCTTGA
- the LOC141586087 gene encoding serine/threonine-protein kinase BSK3-like has product MGSLASKLAPCCLGSPNKTAVLEPLDVGNEEENGVGLSTFREFTHEQLKNATSGFAVENIVSEHGEKAPNVVYKGKLENQTRIVVKRFNRSAWPDARQFLEEARSVGQLRNPKLANLLGCCCENDERLLVAEYMPNNTLAKHLFHWDAQPMKWAMRLRVVLHLAQALEYCTSRGRALYHDLNAYRILFDGDSNPRLSCFGLMKNSRDGKSYSTNLAFTPPEYLRTGRITPASVIFSFGTLLLDLISGKHIPPSHALDLIRDRNLQMLTDSCLEGQFSNDDGTELVRLASRCLNYEPQERPNTRSLIAALTPLQKETEVPSHVLMGIPHSASSLPLSAIGEACSRRDLTAIHEILEAIGYKDDDGVTNELSFQMWTDQMQQSLDSKKKGDSAFRHKDFISAVERYTQFIDGGMVSPTVLARRSLSYLMNDIPQKALEDAMQVQVISPVWHIASYLQASALLALGMENEAHNALQEGTALEAKRDGTRGR; this is encoded by the exons ATGGGATCCCTGGCATCCAAACTCGCTCCGTGTTGTCTGGGTTCACCTAATAAGACGGCAGTGCTTGAGCCTCTTGATGTTG GAAATGAAGAGGAAAATGGGGTTGGCTTATCAACATTTAGAGAATTCACACATGAGCAGCTTAAAAATGCCACATCAGGCTTTGCTGTGGAGAACATTGTGTCTGAGCATGGTGAAAAGGCTCCAAATGTTGTTTACAAAGGGAAATTAGAAAACCAGACGAGGATTGTTGTCAAACGTTTCAATAGATCTGCATGGCCTGATGCTCGCCAGTTCCTG GAAGAGGCGCGGTCCGTTGGCCAGCTTCGGAACCCAAAGTTGGCAAATCTGTTAGGATGTTGCTGTGAAAATGACGAGAGGCTGCTTGTGGCTGAGTACATGCCTAACAACACCCTTGCAAAACATCTTTTCCATT GGGATGCTCAGCCAATGAAATGGGCAATGCGGTTGAGGGTTGTCCTACATCTTGCACAAGCTCTAGAGTATTGTACAAGCAGAGGACGCGCCCTTTATCATGACCTGAATGCGTACAGAATTTTGTTCGATGGG GATAGCAATCCCAGACTTTCTTGTTTTGGACTGATGAAAAACAGTAGAGATGGCAAAAGTTACAGTACAAATCTTGCATTTACCCCTCCCGAGTATTTGCGAACTG GTCGAATAACACCAGCAAGTGTCATATTTAGCTTTGGAACTCTGTTGCTTGACCTTATTAGCGGAAAGCATATTCCCCCGAGTCAT GCCCTAGACTTGATACGGGATAGGAATCTTCAGATGCTTACCGATTCTTGTTTGGAAGGACAATTCTCCAATGATGATGGTACTGAGTTAGTTCGCCTTGCTTCCCGGTGTTTAAATTATGAACCACAAGAACGACCAAATACAAGATCACTAATTGCTGCATTGACCCCTCTTCAAAAGGAAACTGAG GTTCCGTCTCATGTTTTGATGGGAATCCCACATAGTGCTTCATCCTTACCTCTATCGGCTATTGGTGAAGCATGTTCAAGAAGGGACTTGACTGCCATTCATGAAATTTTGGAAGCAATTGGATATAAAGATGACGACGGTGTGACAAACGAG CTATCCTTTCAAATGTGGACTGACCAAATGCAGCAATCTTTGGATTCGAAGAAAAAAGGTGACAGTGCTTTTCGGCATAAAGATTTTATTTCTGCCGTGGAACGGTACACACAG TTTATAGATGGCGGGATGGTCTCTCCGACAGTGCTAGCACGTCGAAGTCTGTCATATCTAATGAATGATATACCACAGAAAGCATTGGAAGATGCAATGCAGGTCCAAGTGATATCTCCTGTTTGGCACATTGCTTCTTATCTTCAGGCTTCCGCTCTTTTGGCTCT